The sequence below is a genomic window from Verrucomicrobiota bacterium.
GCGCGTTTTACGTGATCGCCAATGTGCTTTACCTTCGGGGCTGGAAGACTTTTCGCCACTTTCTCTTCCCTCTGGCGTTCTTTTTCCTTGCTGTGCCGCTGCCGGGAATCCTCTGGAGCCCGGTTGTGCTCGCGCTGAAAGAAACGATCACGACGCTCGACGTCGAAGCGCTAAAACTGATGGGGATTCCCGCCGTGCAACAGGCCAACGTCATCCGCCTGCCCAACTGCACGGTGGGCATCGACGAAGCGTGCAGCGGCGTCCGGAGCCTGCAATCGAGCATTATGGCCGGCTTGTTCATCGGGAACCTGACTTTCAAGCGCTGGGGATCGCAGGCGACTTTTCTCCTGGTTGGAATTCTCCTGGCGCTGACGGGAAACTTTCTACGGTCCCTGTATCTCTCGATCACCGCGCATCGCCACGGGATCGAAGCGTTGGAGCGGATGCATGACGCCGCCGGCTGGAGCATCTTTGCTTTTACCGCGGCAGGGT
It includes:
- a CDS encoding exosortase/archaeosortase family protein, translated to MKNREWIAWLPLILIIGWWLYDLQFQWRALVEYQFGWLVLVLTAYLVWERWSSIPTTDRPVSLWLSSAVVLMATPFVLVAELYKQAIANTPAASFSLSIGCAFYVIANVLYLRGWKTFRHFLFPLAFFFLAVPLPGILWSPVVLALKETITTLDVEALKLMGIPAVQQANVIRLPNCTVGIDEACSGVRSLQSSIMAGLFIGNLTFKRWGSQATFLLVGILLALTGNFLRSLYLSITAHRHGIEALERMHDAAGWSIFAFTAAGLSVVAWLVKRLEKRAEERRTGILPVSVCRIRKGCAVGNRRD